A genomic region of Mycobacterium sp. Aquia_213 contains the following coding sequences:
- a CDS encoding bile acid:sodium symporter family protein — translation MLRRLSTIVDPFLLALATTVAVASLFPARGDAAYAASVAAESAIALLFFLYGARLSPQQAWHGVRQWKLHLLVLSTTFVLFPLLGLAARALVPSVLTTDLYNGVLFLCLVPSTVQSSIAFTSIARGHVSAAIVSASLSNILGIVLTPLLVVLLMNTSGAVHVDAHSIRDIVVQLLLPFGAGQLARPWIAGFVRRYAAVLKIVDRGSILLVVYAAFSMGVVEGIWVSVDLWRLILVALVATALLAIVLVATTLTGRLARLDRGDAIVLLFCGSKKSLASGLPMALVFFPNNIVGLTMLPLMIFHQIQLVVCAVIASRLAREADEMSQPPAPSEVGEET, via the coding sequence ATGCTGAGGCGCTTGTCGACGATCGTCGATCCGTTTCTGCTGGCCCTGGCGACGACCGTCGCGGTTGCCTCCCTCTTCCCCGCCCGCGGCGACGCCGCTTACGCCGCATCGGTCGCCGCTGAGTCCGCGATCGCGCTGCTGTTCTTCCTATACGGCGCTCGCTTATCGCCACAGCAGGCCTGGCACGGCGTCCGGCAGTGGAAGTTGCACCTGCTCGTCCTGTCCACGACCTTCGTGCTGTTCCCGCTGCTGGGGCTGGCCGCTCGGGCGTTGGTGCCCTCGGTGCTGACGACCGACCTCTACAACGGCGTGCTGTTTCTATGCCTGGTCCCGTCGACCGTGCAGTCGTCGATCGCGTTCACTTCGATTGCGCGGGGCCATGTTTCCGCCGCCATCGTCAGCGCGTCGCTGTCCAACATCCTCGGCATCGTGCTGACCCCGCTGCTGGTGGTGCTGCTGATGAACACCAGCGGCGCGGTCCATGTGGACGCCCATTCGATCCGCGACATCGTGGTGCAGCTCTTGCTGCCGTTCGGCGCCGGCCAGCTGGCGCGGCCCTGGATCGCGGGGTTCGTCAGACGCTATGCGGCGGTGCTGAAGATCGTCGATCGAGGGTCCATCCTGCTGGTCGTGTACGCGGCGTTCTCGATGGGCGTGGTGGAGGGCATCTGGGTGAGCGTCGACCTGTGGCGATTGATCCTGGTTGCCCTGGTCGCGACGGCGTTGCTGGCCATCGTCCTGGTCGCCACGACGCTGACCGGCCGGCTGGCGCGGCTGGACCGCGGCGATGCGATCGTGCTGCTGTTCTGCGGTTCGAAGAAGAGCCTGGCGTCCGGGCTGCCGATGGCGCTGGTGTTTTTCCCCAACAACATCGTCGGCCTGACGATGTTGCCGCTGATGATCTTCCACCAGATCCAGCTGGTGGTGTGCGCGGTGATTGCCAGCAGGCTCGCGCGTGAAGCTGACGAAATGTCGCAGCCGCCCGCGCCGTCGGAGGTGGGGGAGGAGACCTAG
- a CDS encoding YqgE/AlgH family protein — translation MPHPEDPEDFIAPAAQRVRAGTLLLANTDLLEPTFRRSVIYIVEHNDGGTLGVVLNRSSETAVYNVLPQWAKLAAKPKTMFIGGPVKRDAALCLAALRIGADPQGVPGLRHVSGRIVMVDLDAEPDLIAPLIEGVRIYAGYSGWTIGQLEGEIERDDWIVLSALPSDVLVGAKEDLWGQVLRRQPLPLSLLATHPIDVSRN, via the coding sequence ATGCCGCACCCCGAGGATCCGGAAGACTTCATCGCACCCGCTGCTCAGCGGGTGCGTGCGGGTACTTTGCTGCTGGCCAATACCGACCTTCTCGAACCGACCTTTCGGCGCAGCGTTATTTACATCGTCGAGCACAACGATGGCGGCACACTGGGCGTGGTACTCAACCGGTCCAGCGAGACCGCGGTCTACAACGTATTGCCGCAGTGGGCCAAACTCGCCGCCAAGCCGAAGACGATGTTCATCGGTGGGCCGGTGAAGCGCGATGCTGCCCTGTGCCTGGCGGCATTGCGGATCGGCGCCGACCCGCAGGGTGTGCCGGGTTTGCGGCATGTCTCGGGGCGGATCGTGATGGTTGACCTCGACGCCGAGCCCGATCTGATTGCACCGTTGATCGAAGGTGTCCGGATCTACGCGGGGTACTCGGGCTGGACCATCGGTCAGCTCGAAGGTGAGATCGAGCGCGATGACTGGATTGTGTTGTCCGCGTTGCCATCTGACGTTCTCGTTGGGGCGAAGGAAGACCTGTGGGGCCAGGTCCTGCGCCGGCAGCCGCTGCCGCTGTCGCTGCTGGCGACCCACCCGATCGACGTCAGCCGAAACTAG
- a CDS encoding MFS transporter: MPSRAPVELWQSVRAMPDLRRVIALRMASQFGDGLFQATVAGALLFNPDRAADPLSIAFAFAVLFLPYSLLGPFAGALMDRWDRRWVLVGANLCRLVLILVIGTILAVRAGEMPLLLGALFFNGFSRFVASGLSASLPHVVPREQVVTMNSVATASGAIAAFFGANFMLVPRYFVGGSDRGASVIILMAVIPVLVALLLSLRFGPRVLGPDDTKRAIHGSAVYAVITGWLHGARTVVTTPTVAAALSGLASHRMVVGINSLVILLLAHHTKNPAFGGLGIALVFFAASGLGSFLATLLTPPAVRRWGRYAAANGALAAAALIELAGVGLTLPIMVGCSFFLGVTGQMIKLCADSAMQMDVDDALRGHVFAVQDALFWVSFIVSITVAAVLIPADGHAPTFVLFGSGIYLAGLAVHGVVGRRGQPATSR, encoded by the coding sequence ATGCCCTCGCGCGCACCCGTCGAACTCTGGCAGTCGGTGCGCGCAATGCCGGATCTCCGGCGGGTGATTGCGCTGCGCATGGCGAGTCAATTCGGGGATGGGCTCTTCCAGGCGACGGTGGCCGGCGCGCTGCTGTTCAATCCGGACCGGGCGGCCGACCCGTTGTCGATCGCGTTCGCATTCGCGGTGCTGTTCTTGCCCTACTCGTTGCTCGGACCCTTCGCCGGGGCACTGATGGACCGCTGGGACCGACGCTGGGTGCTGGTGGGCGCCAACCTGTGCCGCCTGGTCCTGATCTTGGTGATCGGCACGATTCTGGCGGTGCGCGCCGGCGAGATGCCGTTGCTGCTGGGGGCGTTGTTCTTCAACGGCTTCTCCCGATTCGTGGCCTCGGGACTGTCGGCGTCACTGCCACACGTGGTGCCGCGCGAACAGGTGGTGACGATGAACTCGGTCGCCACCGCCTCGGGCGCCATCGCGGCCTTCTTCGGCGCCAACTTCATGCTCGTACCCCGCTATTTCGTGGGCGGCAGCGATCGGGGCGCGTCCGTCATCATCTTGATGGCCGTGATTCCGGTGTTGGTGGCGTTGCTGTTGTCGCTGCGGTTTGGACCCCGGGTGCTCGGGCCGGACGACACCAAGCGGGCGATCCACGGATCGGCGGTCTATGCGGTGATCACCGGGTGGCTGCACGGTGCGCGAACCGTGGTGACCACGCCGACGGTCGCCGCCGCGCTGTCCGGGTTGGCGTCGCACCGGATGGTGGTGGGCATCAATTCGCTGGTGATCCTGTTGCTGGCGCATCACACGAAGAACCCCGCATTCGGCGGCCTGGGGATTGCGCTGGTGTTCTTTGCCGCGTCGGGGCTCGGGTCCTTCCTGGCCACCCTGCTGACGCCACCCGCGGTGCGCCGTTGGGGCCGCTACGCCGCGGCGAACGGTGCGTTGGCCGCGGCCGCGCTGATCGAGCTGGCGGGGGTGGGGCTGACGCTGCCGATCATGGTGGGGTGCAGCTTCTTCCTGGGCGTGACCGGCCAGATGATCAAGTTGTGCGCCGACTCGGCGATGCAGATGGACGTTGACGACGCGCTGCGCGGCCACGTGTTCGCGGTGCAGGATGCGCTGTTCTGGGTCTCGTTCATCGTCTCGATCACGGTCGCCGCGGTGTTGATCCCCGCCGACGGGCACGCGCCGACGTTCGTGCTGTTCGGGTCGGGGATCTACCTGGCCGGGCTTGCCGTCCACGGTGTCGTCGGCCGGCGCGGCCAGCCGGCGACCAGTCGCTAG